The following are encoded together in the Coregonus clupeaformis isolate EN_2021a chromosome 24, ASM2061545v1, whole genome shotgun sequence genome:
- the LOC121538407 gene encoding bile acid receptor isoform X3, with protein sequence MREWSESEMTMSAGGYLSTFDGYGITEPLQYYDVLGDPLGYPFQEPDLQVLAFSQQQYSPVNVQFSVYEPPSSQPCHPPYTHPYSPHYLEAPCEPSPEPQCGGLGKGGGGVGLPLVKRTRLGPGGRVRGLDELCVVCGDKASGYHYNALTCEGCKGFFRRSVTKKAVYRCKSGGGCEMDMYMRRKCQDCRLRKCRAVGMLDECLLTEVQCQSKRLRKGAKHRGGGPEEEEIRESRSVSSTSRLPGQVVSANLSREQKHVLDTMVEALRQYRVQDAGHCRVFEETCTEDGGDRLTDMASPPSQRLLQFAKSVPGFELLNCSDQSTLLTSSSVEVMFLLSAQQFTQNPAASSPALQPFNISTHHWLKTLESKENIHSGTGPVNSGVNEDLLGPVINFFHSMAALGVTEAEYALLTATALLCSADEASLRVVACVESLQELILELLSRVCGAWCGAQGPQGAQRFARLLGRLTELRTLRHNHLTLLRQQPWDSQP encoded by the exons ATGTGCTGGGGGACCCTTTGGGCTACCCTTTCCAGGAGCCAGACCTACAGGTCCTAGCCTTCAGCCAGCAGCAGTACAGCCCCGTCAACGTGCAATTCTCTGTCTACGAACCACCTTCCTCGCAGCCCTGCCACCCACCCTACACCCACCCTTACAGCCCCCACTACCTGGAGGCTCCCTGCGAGCCCAGCCCGGAGCCCCAGTGTGGAGGCCTGGGGAAAGGGGGAGGCGGGGTAGGTCTGCCCCTGGTCAAGAGGACCAGGCTGGGCCctggagggagggtgaggggccTGGATGAGCTTTGTGTGGTGTGTGGAGACAAAGCCTCTGGCTACCATTACAATGCCCTCACCTGTGAAGGCTGCAAAG GTTTCTTCCGAAGGAGTGTGACGAAGAAAGCAGTGTACCGGTGTAAAAGTGGCGGAGGCTGTGAGATGGACATGTACATGCGGAGGAAGTGCCAGGACTGCCGCCTGCGGAAATGTCGTGCTGTGGGCATGCTAGACGAAT GTCTGCTGACGGAGGTGCAGTGCCAGTCAAAGAGGCTGAGGAAGGGAGCCAAGCACAGAGGAGGAGGGCCTGAGGAGGAGGAAATCAGGGAGAGCAGGAGCGTCAGCTCCACCAGCAGGTTACCAGGACAG GTGGTGTCTGCAAATTTGTCAAGAGAACAGAAGCATGTGCTGGACACGATGGTGGAGGCTCTTCGGCAGTACAGGGTGCAGGACGCAGGACACTGTAGG GTGTTTGAGGAGACTTGTACAGAGGATGGTGGAGACAGACTAACGGACATGGCCTCCCCTCCCTCTCAGAGGCTGCTGCAGTTTGCCAAGAGTGTACCTG GCTTTGAGCTCCTGAACTGCTCGGACCAGAGCACCCTCCTCACTAGTTCCTCTGTGGAAGTCATGTTTCTGCTCTCAGCGCAGCAGTTCACCCAGAACCCTGCAGCTTCTAGTCCAG CACTACAGCCTTTCAACATCTCAACTCATCATTGGCTGAAAACCTTGGAGTCCAAGGAAAACATTCATAGTGGGACCGGCCCTGTAAACTCAG gaGTCAATGAGGACCTGCTAGGACCCGTGATCAACTTCTTCCACAGCATGGCAGCACTGGGGGTGACCGAGGCTGAATATGCCCTGCTCACTGCTACAGCACTGCTATGCTCAG CAGACGAAGCGTCGCTGCGGGTGGTGGCGTGTGTGGAGAGCTTACAGGAGCTGATCTTGGAGTTGCTGTCCAGAGTGTGCGGAGCCTGGTGTGGAGCCCAGGGCCCTCAGGGAGCCCAGCGCTTCGCTCGCCTGTTGGGGAGACTCACGGAGCTGCGCACGCTACGACACAACCACCTCACCCTGCT